Proteins from one Gorilla gorilla gorilla isolate KB3781 chromosome 11, NHGRI_mGorGor1-v2.1_pri, whole genome shotgun sequence genomic window:
- the LOC129532087 gene encoding POTE ankyrin domain family member G-like, translated as MVAEVDSMPAASSVKKPFGLRSKMGKWCCHCFPCCRGSSKSNVGTSGDHDDSAMKTLRSKMGKWCCHCFPCCRGSSKSNVGASGDHDDSAMKTLRSKMGKWCCHCFPCCRGSGKSNVGAWGDYDDSAFVEPRYHVRREDLDKLHRAAWWGKVPRKDPIVMLRDTDVNKKDKQKR; from the coding sequence ATGGTAGCTGAGGTTGATTCAATGCCGGCTGCCTCTTCTGTGAAGAAGCCATTTGGTCTCAGGAGCAAGATGGGCAAGTGGTGCTGCCACTGCTTCCCCTGCTGCAGGGGGAGCAGCAAGAGCAACGTGGGCACTTCTGGAGACCACGATGACTCCGCTATGAAGACACTCAGGAGCAAGATGGGCAAGTGGTGCTGCCACTGCTTCCCCTGCTGCAGGGGGAGCAGCAAGAGCAACGTGGGCGCTTCTGGAGACCACGACGACTCCGCTATGAAGACGCTCAGGAGCAAGATGGGCAAGTGGTGCTGCCACTGCTTCCCCTGCTGCAGGGGGAGCGGCAAGAGCAACGTGGGCGCTTGGGGAGACTACGATGACAGCGCCTTCGTGGAGCCGAGATACCACGTCCGTCGAGAAGATCTGGACAAGCTCCACAGAGCTGCCTGGTGGGGTAAAGTCCCCAGAAAGGATCCGATCGTCATGCTCAGGGACACTGACGTGAACAAGAAGGACAAGCAAAAGAGGTAA